The Lacipirellula parvula genome window below encodes:
- a CDS encoding PhoH family protein codes for MTEKSISVGSAEELVLLLGTKDQHLRQIRGMIPVKILTRGDVQVFVQGDESAVIQAIAVLEEMKAAIARQHGPLDSEQVAQIVHRITGNGATASPNAPPIDIRAGRKIRPRTQGQGDYVKAIRTHDLVICVGPAGTGKTYLAVATAVEALRDQSIRKIVLVRPAVEAGESLGFLPGDMQAKINPYLRPLQDALREMIDPEQVRRYMEDDVIEVAPLAYMRGRTLNNAFIIMDEAQNTTVGQMKMFLTRLGEGSKMVVSGDTSQVDLPHHARSGLVDALHRLQGIEGVASVRLSGSDIVRHRLVQEIVSAYEEGPNG; via the coding sequence ATGACTGAAAAATCGATTTCGGTGGGAAGTGCCGAAGAGCTTGTGCTTCTTCTAGGAACGAAGGATCAGCATCTCAGGCAAATCCGTGGGATGATTCCGGTGAAGATCTTGACTCGCGGCGACGTTCAAGTCTTCGTGCAGGGAGACGAGAGCGCCGTCATCCAGGCAATTGCGGTGCTGGAGGAGATGAAGGCGGCGATCGCCAGGCAACACGGGCCGCTCGATTCCGAGCAGGTCGCCCAGATCGTCCATCGCATCACCGGTAACGGGGCGACGGCTTCGCCGAACGCCCCGCCGATTGATATCCGCGCCGGCCGCAAGATTCGCCCCCGCACTCAGGGGCAGGGCGACTATGTGAAGGCAATCCGCACGCACGATCTGGTGATCTGCGTCGGCCCCGCCGGTACTGGCAAAACCTACCTCGCCGTGGCGACGGCGGTGGAGGCGCTGCGCGACCAGTCGATTCGCAAGATCGTCCTCGTGCGCCCCGCGGTTGAAGCGGGCGAAAGCCTCGGGTTCCTCCCGGGCGACATGCAGGCGAAGATCAATCCCTACCTCCGTCCGCTGCAGGACGCGTTGCGGGAGATGATCGATCCCGAACAAGTCCGCCGCTACATGGAGGACGACGTCATCGAGGTGGCGCCGCTGGCCTACATGCGCGGCCGGACGCTCAACAATGCGTTCATCATCATGGACGAAGCGCAAAACACTACCGTCGGCCAGATGAAGATGTTTCTCACCCGGTTGGGCGAGGGCTCGAAGATGGTCGTCTCGGGCGATACGTCGCAAGTCGACTTGCCGCATCACGCCCGCAGCGGTCTGGTCGATGCGCTGCACCGGCTCCAGGGGATCGAGGGCGTCGCTTCGGTGCGGCTCTCTGGTTCCGACATCGTGCGGCATCGTTTGGTGCAGGAGATTGTAAGCGCCTACGAGGAGGGCCCGAACGGTTAG
- a CDS encoding HD family phosphohydrolase has protein sequence MSIVPPRRTRQQRVAAVELPPGMWKTLWTNLQRGAVLLRLAMCAAAAIFLWAFTKAWDPPFNHRLGEVPHRNVIARVDFDQPDPAATNKARDEARRFAIGEYDQNPEPLVQLRGQLVSDIGKVLQAKTLAEVDPALWKQFQPPLAAGTPDPTPEEQAAQFERFREAFAAEGAMDAFSDKLADVMAPYEQRGLLKELPPDAQANTERILVRSKGTSAFGAEVNVSEVRIKQAAAKLQQSLKEELPSVEVAERAFAWLEPKLPETLTLNKAATVLNQDKAAADQPEITKPFAKGKDLLAEANKPLNEDSLKLLRLEHEAALEQRTASARLHRSVATLGMFVGLYTLAGFYLYRRDRRVVDELLRLVALLGLFVACVALAKVVSQYAWGADVIPLLLFAMIIAIAYQQEMALLLSICATLVVVVSIGHGFTEALSLAATVAGAVLVLRQVRTRSRLLMVGFAAAAVGFFTTVGVGILDERSWTTLLTDGFKVALWSVIAGSLMTVMLPTVEKMFGVETDLSLIELGDPAHPLLQELIRRAPGTYNHSITVASLAEAAAESIGARGLLVRVGAYFHDIGKMLKPQYFIENQTKGDNRHDSLVPAMSTLVIIAHVKDGADLARQNRLPESIIDFIQQHHGTTLVEYFYRQANQKKVQEDPDGGALDESAFRYPGPKPQTREAGVLMLADAVESASRVLKEPTASRIENLVHEISMKRLLDGQFDESGLTLEDIRKIGESLVKSLTAVYHGRVKYPDQETA, from the coding sequence ATGTCCATCGTCCCTCCAAGACGAACGCGCCAACAGCGTGTGGCAGCCGTCGAGCTGCCGCCCGGCATGTGGAAGACGCTCTGGACGAACCTCCAGCGCGGCGCCGTCTTGTTGCGCTTGGCGATGTGCGCGGCCGCGGCGATCTTTCTGTGGGCGTTCACCAAAGCGTGGGATCCGCCGTTTAATCACCGGTTGGGCGAAGTGCCGCACCGGAACGTGATCGCTCGCGTCGATTTCGACCAACCAGATCCCGCGGCCACAAATAAAGCCCGCGACGAGGCCCGCCGTTTCGCCATTGGCGAGTACGATCAAAATCCCGAGCCGCTGGTGCAGCTACGCGGCCAACTGGTGAGCGACATCGGCAAGGTGTTGCAGGCGAAGACGTTGGCCGAGGTTGATCCGGCGCTCTGGAAGCAGTTCCAACCGCCGCTCGCCGCGGGGACGCCCGACCCGACGCCGGAAGAGCAGGCGGCCCAGTTCGAGCGGTTCCGCGAAGCGTTCGCCGCCGAAGGAGCGATGGATGCTTTTTCAGACAAGCTGGCCGACGTCATGGCGCCGTACGAGCAGCGTGGCTTGCTCAAAGAGTTGCCGCCGGATGCGCAGGCCAACACCGAACGGATTTTGGTGCGCAGCAAGGGGACGAGCGCGTTCGGCGCTGAGGTGAACGTCTCGGAGGTGCGCATCAAGCAGGCGGCCGCGAAACTGCAGCAGTCGCTGAAGGAAGAGCTGCCGTCGGTGGAAGTGGCGGAACGGGCCTTCGCTTGGCTCGAACCGAAGCTGCCGGAGACGCTGACGCTCAATAAAGCAGCGACGGTGCTGAATCAAGATAAGGCGGCGGCCGATCAGCCGGAGATTACCAAGCCGTTCGCCAAAGGGAAGGACTTGCTCGCTGAGGCGAACAAGCCGCTCAACGAAGATTCGCTGAAGCTACTGCGGCTCGAGCACGAGGCGGCGCTTGAGCAGCGGACGGCGAGCGCGCGGCTCCACCGTTCGGTGGCGACGCTCGGGATGTTCGTCGGCTTGTACACGCTCGCGGGCTTTTATTTGTACCGTCGCGATCGCCGCGTCGTCGACGAGCTGTTGCGGCTGGTCGCCCTGCTGGGGTTGTTCGTCGCCTGCGTGGCGCTCGCAAAGGTGGTGAGCCAATATGCGTGGGGCGCCGACGTCATTCCGTTACTGCTATTCGCGATGATCATCGCGATCGCCTATCAGCAGGAAATGGCGCTGCTGCTTTCGATTTGCGCGACGCTCGTGGTGGTCGTCTCGATTGGGCACGGATTTACTGAGGCGTTGTCGCTGGCCGCAACGGTCGCCGGCGCCGTGCTGGTGCTGCGGCAAGTTCGCACCCGCAGCCGGCTGTTGATGGTCGGCTTTGCCGCGGCGGCGGTCGGGTTCTTCACCACCGTGGGCGTCGGCATTCTCGATGAGCGATCGTGGACGACGTTGCTGACCGACGGATTTAAGGTCGCGCTCTGGTCGGTAATCGCCGGCTCGCTGATGACGGTGATGCTGCCGACCGTTGAGAAGATGTTCGGCGTCGAGACCGACCTTAGCCTCATTGAGCTCGGCGACCCGGCTCATCCGCTGCTGCAGGAGCTAATTCGCCGCGCGCCGGGCACCTATAACCATTCCATTACCGTCGCGTCGCTTGCCGAAGCGGCGGCCGAGTCAATCGGCGCCCGCGGCTTGCTGGTGCGCGTGGGGGCCTACTTCCACGACATCGGCAAGATGCTCAAGCCGCAGTATTTCATCGAGAACCAAACGAAGGGCGACAATCGCCACGATTCGCTCGTCCCCGCGATGAGCACCTTGGTGATCATCGCCCACGTGAAGGACGGCGCCGACTTGGCCCGCCAGAATCGGCTTCCCGAGTCGATCATCGACTTCATCCAGCAACACCATGGCACGACGCTGGTCGAGTACTTCTACCGCCAGGCGAACCAGAAGAAGGTGCAGGAAGATCCCGATGGCGGGGCGCTCGACGAAAGCGCGTTCCGCTACCCTGGCCCGAAGCCGCAGACCCGCGAGGCGGGCGTGCTGATGCTCGCCGACGCCGTCGAAAGTGCCAGCCGCGTACTCAAGGAGCCGACCGCGTCGCGGATCGAGAACCTAGTACATGAGATCTCAATGAAGCGGCTGCTCGACGGGCAGTTCGATGAAAGCGGGTTGACGCTCGAAGATATCCGCAAAATCGGCGAGAGTTTGGTAAAATCGCTCACCGCCGTGTATCACGGGCGGGTGAAGTACCCCGACCAAGAAACGGCGTAA
- the ybeY gene encoding rRNA maturation RNase YbeY, translating to MNSSRPSEQTNDDQEPPERRHRISIANETEVAVDAERIERAVCWALDDTPYDEATVSIAIVDDETIHQLNRQFLAHDYPTDVLSFTLEDDPQQLEGEIIVSVDTARQNGAEAGWSADAELLLYVIHGTLHLAGYLDKDPEDYAEMRAAEAAVLDRLGVERSPTDVRWLAGNDDLAEEPTS from the coding sequence ATGAATTCTTCCCGCCCTTCCGAGCAGACCAACGACGACCAGGAGCCTCCTGAACGTCGGCATCGCATTTCGATTGCCAACGAGACGGAAGTCGCCGTCGACGCCGAGCGAATCGAACGGGCCGTCTGCTGGGCTCTTGACGACACGCCGTACGATGAGGCGACGGTAAGCATTGCGATCGTCGATGACGAGACGATCCACCAGCTCAATCGCCAATTTCTTGCTCACGACTACCCGACGGATGTGTTGAGCTTCACGCTCGAAGACGATCCGCAGCAGTTGGAAGGGGAGATTATCGTCAGCGTCGATACGGCCCGGCAGAACGGGGCGGAGGCGGGGTGGTCGGCCGATGCCGAACTGCTGCTCTATGTGATCCACGGCACGCTGCACCTAGCGGGATACCTCGATAAGGATCCGGAAGATTACGCCGAGATGCGGGCGGCCGAGGCGGCGGTGCTCGATCGGCTCGGCGTCGAGCGCTCGCCGACTGACGTGCGCTGGCTGGCGGGCAACGACGACCTCGCGGAGGAGCCAACGTCGTGA
- a CDS encoding hemolysin family protein — translation MSSDALLWIGIGAFAATAFVNLGVRTLREFSRHDLADVCTRRGQPERLGQILRTHEEVALGVEMFSAFTGVLGIIAAAAWAADYWQYSWSNSLGSLMLTALLLGLVFVTVRTWAPWVGARLFAEGFLYRTWPLWRALSALTLPLVWGAQMVDAVLHRAAGREPQQVDEQAIEEEIRTIVSEGHRGGLLEDEAREMIEGVMDLGDAYVSQIMTPRTDMHMVQVDLTWDELMAEVIESGHTRIPVYDKSRDDIVGMLYSKDLLPELATGNAESRTPIRDLVRKPLFVPETKAVNDLLQMFQQLRMHIAIVLDEYGGVSGLVTIEDVLEEIVGEIDDEYDPESVADIRRIDQDTVEALGRTHIDEINEEMGLELPEDGDFDTIGGLVFSEMGRIPQTGEELIWQDKVRIVVLEATRRRIDRVRIEKLATGQRESA, via the coding sequence GTGAGCTCCGACGCACTCTTGTGGATTGGCATCGGGGCCTTCGCGGCGACGGCGTTCGTCAATCTCGGCGTGCGAACGCTCCGCGAGTTCTCGCGGCACGACCTGGCCGACGTCTGCACGCGTCGCGGTCAGCCGGAACGTCTCGGGCAGATCCTGCGGACCCACGAAGAGGTCGCCCTCGGCGTTGAGATGTTTTCGGCGTTCACTGGCGTGCTGGGTATCATCGCCGCCGCGGCTTGGGCTGCCGACTATTGGCAATATTCTTGGAGCAACTCGCTCGGCAGCTTGATGCTGACGGCGCTGCTGTTGGGGCTGGTGTTCGTTACCGTACGCACGTGGGCCCCCTGGGTCGGCGCTCGTCTATTCGCCGAAGGGTTTCTCTACCGCACTTGGCCGCTGTGGCGGGCATTGTCGGCGCTCACGCTGCCGCTGGTGTGGGGCGCGCAGATGGTCGACGCGGTGCTCCACCGCGCCGCAGGGCGCGAGCCGCAGCAAGTCGATGAGCAGGCGATCGAAGAGGAGATTCGCACCATCGTCAGCGAGGGGCATCGCGGCGGACTGCTCGAAGACGAAGCCCGCGAAATGATCGAAGGGGTGATGGACCTGGGCGACGCGTACGTCTCACAGATCATGACGCCGCGGACCGACATGCACATGGTGCAGGTCGATCTGACGTGGGACGAGTTGATGGCCGAGGTGATCGAGTCGGGCCACACGCGGATCCCTGTTTACGACAAGTCGCGCGACGACATCGTCGGCATGCTCTACAGCAAAGATTTACTGCCGGAGCTGGCGACGGGCAATGCCGAATCGCGGACGCCGATTCGCGACCTGGTGCGCAAACCGCTGTTCGTTCCGGAAACGAAGGCGGTGAACGATTTGCTGCAAATGTTCCAGCAACTGCGGATGCACATTGCGATCGTCCTCGATGAATACGGCGGCGTCTCGGGCCTTGTGACGATTGAGGATGTGCTCGAAGAAATCGTCGGCGAGATCGACGATGAGTACGATCCCGAGTCGGTGGCAGACATCCGGCGCATCGATCAAGACACAGTCGAAGCGCTGGGGCGGACCCACATCGACGAGATCAACGAAGAGATGGGCCTGGAACTTCCCGAGGATGGCGACTTCGATACGATTGGCGGCCTCGTTTTTTCGGAGATGGGGCGAATTCCGCAGACTGGGGAAGAGCTCATTTGGCAGGACAAGGTACGGATCGTCGTGCTGGAGGCGACGCGCCGCCGGATCGATCGCGTTCGCATTGAGAAGCTAGCGACTGGCCAGCGCGAAAGTGCGTAG
- a CDS encoding tetratricopeptide repeat protein, whose product MPCIRTLLSAYMTAALLLASGCAALNMPAPRFPGTGDPKAPVGTADWWKANKKKAVFEPGKGHTVAGVDGYFDDQGRPINSRVQKVVTKKDDGAGLLGDAGFKERVAGLKEQVGLGPDQTEAQKSFTEAEELFRREEYADAAKLYKKAWKGWPDSQLEQDAMFKQAEAHFFATQYPKATNAYEALIRKYPNSPYLDNTITRQFAIARYWEQYNNYNPNWLTTPNFIDRTRPLFDTIGRSMKNYENIRLNDPTGPLADDAIMAMGNSYFLRGRYGDADLQYELLRKEYPRSDHQYDSHILGLQCKLRKYQGPSYDGTPLEEAQVLVKQLKVQFSGQLDADQRERLAEVDGMLKKELATRDFQMAKHFDDLEEYGSARIYYAQVMKTYPNTPLSEESKVRLAAIGGEPERPTSMFEPVLKMLPENEERAAIAKVPMIEQVKPASYDGAPTPMMATQPQTPQQGDGANAPAIRR is encoded by the coding sequence ATGCCTTGCATTCGAACGTTGCTTTCGGCGTACATGACCGCCGCGCTGCTCCTGGCGAGCGGTTGCGCAGCGCTCAACATGCCTGCACCGCGTTTCCCCGGCACCGGCGACCCGAAGGCGCCCGTCGGCACCGCCGATTGGTGGAAGGCGAACAAGAAAAAGGCCGTGTTCGAACCAGGCAAGGGGCATACGGTTGCGGGCGTTGACGGTTACTTCGACGATCAAGGCCGGCCGATCAATTCACGGGTGCAAAAGGTCGTCACGAAGAAAGACGACGGCGCAGGCCTTTTGGGCGACGCGGGTTTCAAAGAGCGAGTCGCGGGCCTCAAGGAGCAGGTAGGTCTCGGTCCCGATCAAACGGAAGCGCAAAAGAGCTTCACCGAAGCGGAAGAACTCTTCCGTCGCGAGGAATACGCCGACGCCGCGAAGCTCTACAAGAAGGCCTGGAAAGGCTGGCCTGACTCGCAGCTTGAACAAGATGCGATGTTCAAGCAGGCGGAGGCGCATTTCTTCGCGACGCAGTATCCGAAGGCGACCAACGCCTACGAAGCGCTCATTCGCAAGTATCCGAATTCGCCTTACCTCGACAACACGATCACGCGTCAATTCGCCATCGCGCGGTATTGGGAGCAATACAACAACTACAACCCAAATTGGCTGACGACGCCCAACTTCATCGACCGCACGCGACCGCTCTTCGACACGATTGGCCGGTCGATGAAGAACTACGAAAACATCCGCCTGAACGATCCGACCGGCCCGTTGGCCGACGATGCGATCATGGCGATGGGCAACTCGTACTTCCTTCGCGGCCGCTACGGCGACGCCGATTTGCAGTACGAATTGCTGCGCAAAGAATACCCGCGGAGCGATCACCAGTACGATTCGCACATCCTCGGGCTGCAATGCAAGTTGCGCAAGTATCAGGGGCCGAGCTACGACGGCACGCCATTGGAAGAAGCGCAGGTGCTGGTGAAGCAATTGAAGGTGCAATTCTCCGGCCAGCTCGACGCCGATCAGCGCGAGCGACTGGCCGAAGTCGACGGAATGTTGAAAAAGGAACTGGCAACGCGCGACTTCCAGATGGCGAAGCACTTCGACGACCTCGAGGAGTACGGTTCAGCGCGAATCTACTACGCGCAGGTGATGAAGACGTATCCGAACACGCCGCTTTCCGAGGAATCGAAAGTGCGGTTGGCGGCCATCGGCGGCGAGCCGGAGCGGCCGACGTCGATGTTTGAGCCGGTGCTCAAGATGCTGCCTGAGAACGAGGAGCGGGCGGCGATTGCGAAAGTGCCGATGATCGAACAGGTTAAGCCGGCGTCTTACGATGGCGCTCCGACGCCGATGATGGCGACGCAGCCGCAAACCCCGCAGCAGGGGGATGGGGCGAATGCTCCGGCCATCCGCCGCTAA
- the lptE gene encoding LPS assembly lipoprotein LptE, with protein MLRPSAAKLLFALGLLGLATPGCAAYRVGNETLYAPDVTTVYVPMIESDSFRRDLGERLTEAVIKEIELKTPYKVVGTPDADSVLVAKLQGERKLLEFENQNDDPRALEYALTANVTWLNRRRQPLAPMNAIPLPADLVSITQTATMLPEPGQSDASAQQQAIQRLAEQIVATMEEPW; from the coding sequence ATGCTCCGGCCATCCGCCGCTAAGCTGCTGTTCGCGCTCGGTCTGCTGGGGCTCGCGACGCCGGGGTGCGCCGCGTATCGCGTCGGCAACGAGACGCTTTACGCTCCCGACGTGACGACAGTGTACGTGCCGATGATCGAGTCGGACAGCTTCCGTCGCGACCTCGGCGAACGGCTCACCGAAGCGGTGATCAAAGAGATCGAACTGAAGACGCCCTACAAGGTGGTCGGCACGCCCGACGCCGACAGCGTGCTGGTGGCGAAGCTTCAAGGCGAGCGGAAGCTGCTCGAATTCGAGAATCAAAACGATGATCCGCGGGCGCTGGAATACGCCCTCACCGCGAACGTCACGTGGCTGAACCGCCGCCGACAGCCGCTGGCTCCGATGAATGCGATTCCGCTGCCGGCTGACTTGGTTTCGATTACCCAGACGGCGACGATGTTGCCGGAACCGGGGCAATCTGATGCGAGCGCACAGCAGCAGGCGATTCAGCGGCTGGCGGAGCAGATCGTGGCGACGATGGAAGAGCCGTGGTGA
- the folP gene encoding dihydropteroate synthase, producing the protein MSTPSVFPSLSERFPHRAATWRLRTRTLQFGRRPLLMGVINVTPDSFSDGGRFLGLDAAVEQGRRLAAEGADLLDIGGESTRPYADVVPADEELRRVAPVIERLAREVGVPISIDTSKAAVARAALAAGAEVINDVTGLEGDPEMIGVALETEAGVCAMHMQGTPQTMQDDPRYGNVVEEIFDYLRQRRDALLAAGIERERICFDPGVGFGKTHQHNLTLMAHCYRFHELGAPILVGHSRKGFLAKLLGDKEADRDAATAGSALALAGQGVQIVRVHNVRMVREALAAFEACGGIDGREVVLAP; encoded by the coding sequence ATGAGTACGCCCTCGGTTTTCCCGTCGCTCTCTGAACGATTTCCCCACCGCGCCGCGACTTGGCGACTGCGCACGCGCACGCTGCAATTCGGTCGCCGGCCGCTGTTGATGGGGGTGATCAACGTCACTCCCGACAGTTTTTCGGATGGCGGGCGGTTCTTGGGCTTGGACGCGGCTGTGGAGCAAGGGCGGCGGCTGGCCGCCGAAGGGGCCGACCTGCTCGATATCGGCGGCGAAAGCACGCGGCCCTATGCCGACGTGGTGCCGGCTGACGAAGAGTTGCGGCGCGTCGCTCCTGTGATCGAGCGTTTGGCGCGCGAGGTCGGCGTGCCGATCTCGATCGACACGAGCAAGGCGGCGGTCGCCCGCGCGGCTCTGGCGGCGGGGGCGGAAGTGATTAACGACGTCACGGGACTCGAGGGTGATCCCGAGATGATTGGCGTCGCGCTCGAAACGGAGGCGGGCGTCTGTGCGATGCACATGCAGGGGACGCCGCAAACGATGCAAGACGACCCCCGTTATGGGAACGTCGTCGAAGAGATTTTCGACTACCTCCGGCAACGCCGCGATGCGTTGCTCGCGGCGGGGATCGAACGCGAGCGGATCTGTTTCGACCCGGGCGTCGGTTTCGGGAAGACGCATCAGCACAATCTCACGCTGATGGCCCACTGCTATCGGTTCCACGAGTTGGGCGCCCCGATCTTGGTCGGCCATTCGCGGAAAGGGTTCCTGGCGAAGTTGCTGGGGGACAAAGAGGCCGACCGCGACGCGGCGACGGCGGGTTCGGCGCTGGCGCTGGCGGGGCAGGGGGTGCAGATTGTCCGCGTCCACAACGTGCGGATGGTCCGCGAGGCCCTGGCGGCGTTCGAGGCGTGCGGCGGAATCGACGGGCGGGAAGTCGTGCTGGCGCCCTAA
- a CDS encoding glutamate-5-semialdehyde dehydrogenase: protein MSTVAARPAEQTDLAGYCRDVARRAKAASAEMATLNSGVKIKWLHRSAELLRTNIAAIESANAEDLAAAPGYGLTPAEIDRLKLTPPRIEAIADGLIEVSNIRDPIGRVIDSTVRPNGLRIDKIRVPLGVVFFIYESRPNVTADAAAICAKAGNAVILRGGKEAIHSSRAIVELLQQAAKECGVPADAVQLVSTTDRAAVGEFLGMAEYIDVAIPRGGEGLIRRVAAEAKMPVIKHFDGNCHVYVDAAADLAMARDIIVNSKCQRMGVCNTAESLLIHSDVAAEYLPTIAADLAKHSIEIRGDQWVCELVDAAKPASDADYKAEFLGPIISACVVGSLDEAITHINRYGSHHTDAIVTNDLAASERFAAAVDSAAVMINASTRFNDGGEFGLGAEIGISTDKFHARGPCGVDELTSYKYVVHGTGQVRG from the coding sequence ATGTCGACCGTCGCCGCCCGTCCCGCTGAACAGACCGATCTCGCCGGCTACTGCCGCGATGTGGCCCGCCGTGCAAAGGCGGCGAGCGCTGAGATGGCGACGCTCAACTCGGGCGTGAAGATCAAGTGGCTGCATCGCTCGGCGGAGTTGCTGCGGACGAACATTGCGGCCATCGAAAGCGCGAATGCCGAAGACCTGGCCGCGGCGCCGGGCTACGGATTGACGCCGGCGGAGATCGATCGACTCAAGCTGACTCCCCCGCGGATCGAAGCGATCGCCGACGGGCTCATCGAGGTGAGCAACATCCGCGATCCGATTGGTCGCGTCATCGATTCCACGGTGCGGCCGAACGGACTGCGGATCGATAAGATTCGCGTGCCGCTCGGCGTCGTGTTCTTCATTTACGAATCACGCCCGAACGTCACCGCCGACGCCGCGGCGATTTGCGCGAAGGCGGGCAACGCCGTCATTTTGCGCGGCGGTAAGGAAGCGATTCACTCGAGCCGCGCCATCGTCGAACTGCTCCAGCAGGCAGCGAAGGAGTGTGGCGTTCCGGCCGACGCCGTGCAACTGGTAAGCACGACCGATCGCGCTGCGGTCGGCGAGTTCCTCGGCATGGCTGAGTACATCGACGTCGCAATTCCGCGCGGCGGCGAGGGGCTGATTCGTCGCGTCGCCGCCGAGGCGAAGATGCCGGTCATCAAGCATTTTGACGGCAACTGCCATGTGTACGTCGATGCGGCCGCGGATCTCGCGATGGCTCGCGACATCATCGTCAACTCGAAGTGCCAACGGATGGGCGTCTGCAACACGGCCGAGTCGCTGCTGATTCACAGCGACGTCGCGGCGGAGTACTTGCCGACAATCGCTGCCGACCTGGCGAAGCACTCGATCGAAATTCGCGGCGATCAGTGGGTGTGCGAACTGGTCGACGCCGCGAAGCCGGCCAGCGATGCGGATTACAAAGCAGAGTTCTTAGGACCGATCATTTCAGCCTGCGTCGTCGGTTCGCTCGACGAGGCGATCACGCACATCAACCGCTACGGCTCGCACCATACCGACGCGATCGTGACGAACGATTTGGCCGCGTCGGAGCGGTTCGCAGCGGCGGTCGACAGCGCGGCGGTGATGATCAACGCGAGCACGCGGTTCAACGACGGCGGCGAATTTGGGCTGGGGGCGGAGATCGGCATTAGCACCGACAAGTTCCACGCCCGCGGACCGTGCGGCGTCGATGAGCTGACGAGCTATAAGTACGTGGTCCATGGAACGGGCCAAGTGAGAGGATAG
- the fliM gene encoding flagellar motor switch protein FliM produces MSDVLSQAEVENLLNAIDGGEEVRPMPAAAPAVQRPREKVSVYDFKRPERVGKEQMRSLQTMHEGFGRNFGAALSALLRTMVEVKLTSVDQLTFSEFVFSLENPTCFNLITATPLEGQLILDINPSILFPMIDRLLGGSISSNPPARRPLTEIELRLVSRITSLFLNEMQNAWENVLPLQLSVDRVESNPQLVQIIPANEVIVLVSFELTVGEMRGMMNLCIPFNSIERVSGKLSSNNWVSYAKKPATAESMQRIGTRIAEAPVEVVVELASTRISTADMLDLRVGDIIASEKDVHEPLVVYVEGKPKFVASPGQLKGRKAIQVKGAFQPHDIRVNMPTSAPPAKPA; encoded by the coding sequence ATGAGCGACGTCCTAAGCCAAGCCGAAGTCGAAAACCTGCTCAACGCCATCGACGGCGGCGAGGAAGTGCGCCCCATGCCCGCCGCGGCGCCTGCCGTGCAGCGTCCTCGCGAGAAGGTGAGCGTCTACGACTTCAAGCGCCCCGAGCGCGTCGGCAAGGAGCAAATGCGCTCGTTGCAGACGATGCACGAAGGGTTTGGCCGAAATTTCGGCGCCGCGCTTTCCGCCTTGTTGCGGACGATGGTCGAAGTGAAGCTCACGAGCGTCGATCAGCTGACCTTCAGCGAGTTCGTGTTCAGCCTTGAGAATCCGACCTGCTTCAACCTGATCACGGCGACGCCGCTCGAAGGGCAGCTGATTCTCGACATCAACCCGTCGATTCTGTTCCCGATGATCGACCGCTTGCTCGGCGGCAGCATTTCGTCGAATCCGCCCGCACGGCGGCCGCTGACCGAAATCGAACTGCGGCTCGTCTCGCGGATTACGAGTCTGTTCCTCAACGAGATGCAGAACGCCTGGGAGAACGTGCTTCCGCTACAGCTTTCGGTTGATCGCGTCGAAAGCAATCCGCAACTCGTGCAAATCATTCCGGCGAACGAAGTCATCGTGCTCGTCAGCTTCGAGCTGACGGTCGGCGAAATGCGCGGGATGATGAACTTGTGCATCCCCTTCAACTCGATCGAACGGGTAAGCGGCAAACTCAGCTCGAACAACTGGGTCAGCTACGCGAAGAAGCCGGCGACGGCGGAGTCGATGCAGCGGATCGGCACCCGCATCGCCGAGGCCCCAGTCGAGGTGGTCGTCGAACTCGCCTCGACGCGGATCTCCACGGCCGACATGCTCGACCTGCGCGTCGGCGACATCATCGCGAGCGAGAAAGACGTGCATGAGCCGTTGGTGGTGTACGTGGAAGGGAAACCGAAGTTCGTCGCCTCGCCGGGGCAGCTGAAAGGTCGTAAGGCGATTCAGGTGAAGGGGGCGTTCCAGCCGCACGACATTCGGGTGAACATGCCCACGAGCGCCCCGCCCGCCAAACCAGCGTAG